One Deltaproteobacteria bacterium DNA window includes the following coding sequences:
- a CDS encoding response regulator has translation MAAPKVLVIDDEENILRLIRSGLEEYGYDVSTRANGLEALLFLENVKPQLIIADIMMPRLSGIDLLHALKNRDETRKIPVIFLSAMDEAHMVQKGLDMGAVDYITKPFKVSEIVGKVRHYANSTV, from the coding sequence ATGGCAGCCCCCAAAGTTCTCGTGATTGACGACGAAGAAAATATTCTGAGGCTGATACGTTCCGGGCTTGAGGAATACGGATACGACGTCTCAACCCGGGCCAACGGGTTGGAGGCGCTGTTATTTCTTGAGAATGTGAAACCTCAGCTGATTATTGCCGACATCATGATGCCGCGCCTTTCCGGAATTGATCTTTTGCATGCGCTCAAAAACAGGGACGAAACCAGGAAAATACCCGTAATTTTTCTCTCGGCGATGGACGAGGCACACATGGTTCAAAAAGGCCTCGACATGGGCGCCGTTGACTATATCACCAAACCTTTCAAAGTGTCCGAAATCGTCGGTAAGGTCCGTCACTACGCCAATTCCACGGTGTAA